In a genomic window of Anoxybacter fermentans:
- a CDS encoding ISL3 family transposase produces MQYNNIIKFLDLPDIIATEIISTEDRYIFIAEAKKNHIVCPQCGNITNKIHDTKWQNIRDIPIRGKLVIIRLLKKRYRCPYCHKRGIPEKYESIDKYARKTKRFDKYLAKETVSKDYSKVARENGLSYTAVNNAVKKVVDPLIKQQVSKLSQLKAISIDEFAVLKRHKYGVSITDPINRELIDILPTRKKDDLIDYFNCWEDEQRRQIQSISMDMWRPFKAVADAAFTHAKIVIDKFHLVTLMNRALDEVRKQVQQTVNNHQRRKFFQSRLLLQKRAEELTDEEHEKLIKLFELSPALEKAWELKEEFRDLLQLDDVKEATRALKRWYKEVIKSKLMPFYQVKKIIQRWEEKILNYFKTKITNGFAEGINNKIKLIKRIGYGVPNVMNLRRRVFNAMLSY; encoded by the coding sequence ATGCAATATAATAATATCATAAAATTTCTTGATTTGCCAGACATTATTGCAACTGAAATTATTTCAACGGAGGACAGATATATTTTTATCGCTGAAGCAAAGAAAAATCACATTGTGTGTCCTCAGTGTGGTAATATCACTAATAAAATCCATGATACAAAATGGCAAAATATTAGAGACATCCCCATAAGAGGTAAACTAGTAATCATTAGACTTCTAAAGAAAAGATATCGTTGTCCTTATTGTCATAAGAGGGGTATCCCTGAAAAATATGAAAGTATTGATAAATATGCCCGTAAAACCAAACGCTTTGATAAATATCTTGCTAAAGAAACTGTCAGCAAGGATTATTCTAAAGTTGCTAGAGAAAACGGGTTAAGTTATACAGCTGTTAATAATGCAGTTAAAAAAGTAGTTGACCCTCTCATTAAACAACAAGTTTCAAAACTTAGTCAATTAAAAGCCATCAGTATCGATGAATTTGCAGTTTTAAAACGCCATAAATATGGAGTTAGCATTACAGATCCAATTAATCGGGAGTTAATTGACATTTTACCTACTCGCAAAAAGGATGATTTAATTGACTACTTTAATTGTTGGGAAGATGAACAAAGACGACAGATTCAATCGATCTCTATGGATATGTGGCGGCCGTTCAAAGCAGTAGCAGATGCAGCATTTACTCATGCAAAAATTGTTATAGATAAATTTCATCTTGTAACTTTAATGAACAGAGCCCTTGATGAAGTTAGAAAACAAGTTCAACAAACAGTAAATAATCATCAGAGAAGAAAGTTTTTTCAAAGTCGTTTATTACTCCAAAAACGAGCTGAAGAATTGACAGATGAAGAACATGAAAAGCTCATCAAATTATTTGAACTCAGTCCAGCTCTAGAAAAGGCCTGGGAATTAAAAGAGGAATTCAGAGACTTATTGCAGCTAGATGATGTGAAAGAAGCCACCAGAGCTCTAAAAAGGTGGTATAAAGAAGTAATAAAAAGCAAGCTGATGCCTTTTTACCAGGTAAAAAAGATAATACAAAGATGGGAAGAAAAAATACTAAATTATTTTAAGACTAAGATAACCAATGGCTTTGCTGAGGGTATCAATAACAAGATTAAATTGATCAAAAGGATTGGATATGGTGTTCCAAATGTTATGAATCTAAGGAGAAGAGTATTTAATGCAATGTTAAGTTATTAA
- a CDS encoding ROK family transcriptional regulator, translating to MQDITVGNSQVIRDWNLGGIFKLIHKLGPISRKELAESTGYSAATVSNHVKTLIKEGFVIETEKGNSTGGRKPVYLTVNPNKGYIFSIDIEVNKVKIVMFNLKLNLVMKSIIPILDKSNSDKVFDQIFVEIDKMMEEKKLKSDDILGMGIAVPGLIDKDNGILEFAPNLGWRKINILKILGL from the coding sequence ATGCAAGACATTACAGTAGGAAATTCACAGGTTATTAGAGATTGGAATTTGGGTGGTATTTTTAAATTAATTCATAAATTAGGTCCTATATCTAGAAAAGAATTGGCAGAGAGTACGGGTTATAGTGCAGCTACAGTATCTAATCATGTTAAAACTTTAATAAAAGAAGGTTTTGTGATTGAGACTGAAAAAGGTAATTCTACCGGGGGTAGGAAGCCAGTTTATTTAACTGTTAACCCCAATAAAGGTTATATTTTTAGCATTGACATTGAGGTTAATAAGGTAAAAATAGTAATGTTTAATTTAAAACTCAATCTGGTAATGAAAAGTATTATTCCGATATTGGACAAAAGTAATTCTGATAAAGTTTTTGATCAAATATTTGTTGAAATTGATAAGATGATGGAAGAAAAAAAATTAAAATCGGATGATATTTTGGGAATGGGGATAGCTGTTCCGGGCTTGATTGATAAGGATAACGGAATTTTGGAATTTGCACCTAATTTAGGCTGGCGTAAAATTAATATTCTAAAAATTTTGGGTCTATAA
- a CDS encoding TIM barrel protein: MLNRIKNSVGIWAFGENVTRFVPKGYHREVAGEKMPDKVKRVVEGLEDWIDGYEFHYPNEINEENVDAIKEALGDKDIYAIPLGFHILEEFIHGSFINPKKEVREYAIRLAKQAVDLAAQEKAHLIIWPGGEGYNYPFQAHYSELWKRFINGVGEVVEYAGKKGVTVLLEHKNSEPAMCILMRNIGMTIFLINKIKELGVDVSNLKINMDWQHLIMNGEPLAEYAALLGAEGLLGHHHANSGWGTFDDDNMTGSSNFMQILGIAKELQRMDYGKNGERIGFDLFPYTEDPIEAVKQSVIQWEFIYDLAKKIDDDKLLEAQRNKDAVAAYKTVYEGLGLDQNYIDRIYAERQKL, encoded by the coding sequence ATGCTGAATAGAATCAAAAATAGTGTTGGAATCTGGGCATTTGGAGAAAATGTTACAAGGTTTGTACCTAAAGGTTATCATCGAGAAGTAGCTGGAGAAAAAATGCCGGATAAAGTAAAAAGAGTAGTAGAGGGTCTTGAGGATTGGATTGATGGTTATGAATTTCACTACCCAAACGAAATAAATGAAGAAAATGTAGATGCAATAAAAGAGGCCTTAGGAGATAAAGATATCTATGCAATTCCATTGGGATTTCATATTTTAGAAGAATTTATTCATGGATCATTTATTAATCCTAAAAAAGAGGTAAGAGAATATGCTATTAGATTAGCCAAACAGGCAGTAGATTTGGCGGCTCAAGAAAAGGCTCACTTAATTATCTGGCCTGGTGGAGAAGGTTACAATTATCCTTTCCAGGCTCATTATTCTGAATTGTGGAAAAGATTTATTAATGGTGTAGGAGAGGTAGTTGAATACGCTGGTAAAAAAGGTGTAACTGTATTATTAGAACATAAAAATAGTGAACCAGCTATGTGCATATTAATGAGAAATATTGGAATGACAATCTTTTTAATTAATAAAATTAAAGAACTCGGCGTTGATGTTAGTAATTTAAAGATAAACATGGATTGGCAACACCTTATTATGAATGGTGAACCACTGGCTGAATATGCTGCACTTTTAGGTGCTGAAGGTTTACTTGGTCACCATCATGCAAATAGCGGTTGGGGTACTTTTGATGATGATAATATGACCGGTTCCAGTAATTTTATGCAGATACTGGGCATAGCTAAAGAACTTCAACGGATGGATTATGGTAAGAATGGCGAAAGGATCGGTTTTGATCTCTTCCCATACACAGAAGATCCTATTGAAGCTGTAAAGCAGAGTGTAATACAATGGGAATTTATTTATGATCTGGCCAAGAAAATAGATGATGATAAATTATTAGAAGCTCAACGGAATAAAGATGCAGTTGCTGCCTATAAAACTGTCTATGAAGGTCTGGGCTTAGATCAGAATTATATAGATAGGATTTATGCTGAGAGACAGAAATTATAA
- a CDS encoding ROK family protein, with translation MFKDRYDFPLILDNEAKAAAIGEKEFFHHNADNLVFVSINEGVGCGIIFDGKLYRGASGNAGEFGHIIIDSNGPQCHCGNNGCWEALASENYIVKRYLELSNFKQELTKDEIYQLGKNGDTNVLNIFKEIGKNIGIGLANIINSLSPELLIIGGGITEIKDYIYADIIEVLKEKALSVSLEKVVVEFSKLGNLATVYGMANLVFEKSINFLIRGDLNAE, from the coding sequence ATTTTTAAAGATAGGTATGATTTTCCTTTGATTTTAGATAATGAAGCAAAAGCTGCAGCAATTGGAGAAAAAGAATTTTTTCATCACAATGCAGATAATTTAGTATTTGTTTCTATTAATGAAGGGGTAGGCTGTGGGATTATTTTTGATGGTAAATTATATAGGGGAGCCAGTGGGAATGCAGGAGAATTTGGTCATATAATCATTGATAGTAATGGGCCTCAATGTCATTGCGGGAATAATGGCTGTTGGGAAGCATTAGCTTCAGAAAATTATATTGTAAAAAGATATTTAGAATTATCCAATTTCAAGCAAGAATTAACTAAAGATGAAATCTATCAACTTGGTAAAAATGGTGATACCAATGTTCTTAACATTTTTAAAGAGATAGGTAAAAATATAGGAATTGGGTTGGCCAATATTATTAATAGTCTTAGCCCTGAATTACTGATTATAGGGGGTGGTATTACAGAAATAAAAGATTATATTTATGCTGATATTATAGAAGTACTCAAAGAAAAGGCTTTATCTGTTTCATTGGAAAAGGTTGTGGTTGAATTTAGCAAATTAGGTAATTTAGCTACAGTCTATGGAATGGCTAATCTGGTATTTGAAAAAAGTATCAATTTTCTTATTAGGGGTGATTTAAATGCTGAATAG
- the xylB gene encoding xylulokinase: protein MSYLLGLDIGTSGIKAILISVEGRIVSTKTKSYPLTIPNSGWAEQFPEHWWEATKDVIKEIISESSIEAGQIKGLSLSGQMHSSVFLDDEMNVIRPAILWSDTRTSEECEEIYEKVGGLSHLIDYVSNPALEGFTAPKILWLRKNEPENYEKIKYVLLPKDYIRYKLTGEVFTENSDAAGTLLFDVIEKKWSSSLLTQLGIDGDILPPVLNSVDIAGRITESVAKETNLKIGTPVIAGGADNACGAVGSGIIKEGRVMVSIGSSGVVLAQANTPVADRKGRIHLFNHALTDSWYMMGVMLSAGMSFKWLKEKLYGNKIDYDKLTQLAGEVEPGSEGLIFLPYLYGERTPHADANARGVYFGISGKHDQRHFVRSLLEGVSFGLKDSLELIKEQGVKIKEVRAIGGGAKSKVWQQILADVLGEEINLLNVEEGPAFGAALIAGVGIGEYASFEEAVNEIIKVRETISPIPKNIEYYNSYYQLFRQIYFSLKDDFKKLKKLTRGWLET from the coding sequence ATGAGTTACTTATTAGGACTTGATATTGGTACAAGCGGTATTAAGGCAATTTTAATTTCTGTAGAAGGTCGGATTGTTTCCACTAAAACAAAATCCTATCCTTTAACAATTCCCAATTCAGGGTGGGCAGAGCAATTTCCAGAGCATTGGTGGGAAGCTACCAAAGATGTGATTAAAGAAATTATATCTGAAAGTAGTATTGAAGCTGGCCAGATTAAGGGGTTAAGCTTATCTGGCCAGATGCATAGCTCGGTTTTTCTTGATGATGAGATGAATGTCATTAGACCTGCAATTCTTTGGAGTGATACCCGGACTTCAGAAGAATGTGAAGAGATTTATGAAAAAGTGGGTGGTCTTAGTCATCTCATCGATTATGTATCAAACCCTGCTTTAGAAGGTTTTACTGCTCCTAAGATATTATGGTTAAGGAAAAATGAACCTGAAAATTATGAGAAGATTAAATATGTTCTTTTGCCAAAAGATTATATTCGCTATAAATTAACAGGTGAGGTATTTACAGAAAATTCAGATGCTGCCGGTACCCTCTTGTTTGATGTTATTGAAAAAAAATGGTCGTCCAGTTTACTGACTCAATTAGGTATTGATGGAGATATATTACCACCTGTACTTAATTCAGTAGATATAGCCGGTAGGATTACTGAATCAGTTGCAAAAGAGACAAATCTTAAGATTGGAACGCCAGTGATAGCTGGAGGAGCAGACAATGCCTGTGGTGCAGTTGGAAGTGGAATTATCAAAGAAGGAAGGGTTATGGTAAGCATCGGTTCTTCTGGAGTGGTTTTGGCCCAGGCTAATACTCCAGTAGCTGATCGAAAAGGTAGGATTCATTTATTTAATCATGCCCTTACAGATAGCTGGTATATGATGGGGGTTATGCTCTCAGCGGGTATGTCATTTAAGTGGCTTAAGGAAAAATTATATGGTAATAAAATTGATTATGACAAGTTGACTCAACTTGCCGGGGAAGTAGAACCAGGTAGTGAAGGTTTGATCTTTTTACCGTATTTATATGGTGAAAGAACACCTCATGCTGATGCTAATGCCCGTGGAGTATATTTTGGTATATCGGGAAAACATGATCAACGCCATTTTGTTAGAAGTTTACTTGAAGGAGTAAGTTTTGGTTTAAAAGATTCGCTGGAGTTAATTAAAGAGCAGGGGGTAAAGATTAAGGAAGTACGAGCCATTGGTGGAGGAGCTAAAAGTAAAGTATGGCAACAGATTCTGGCAGATGTTCTGGGAGAAGAGATAAATTTATTAAATGTAGAAGAAGGTCCTGCTTTTGGAGCTGCTTTGATTGCAGGAGTTGGGATAGGTGAGTATGCTAGTTTTGAGGAGGCGGTAAATGAAATTATTAAGGTTCGAGAAACAATTTCCCCAATACCAAAAAATATAGAATATTATAACTCTTATTATCAATTATTTAGACAAATATACTTTAGTTTAAAAGATGATTTTAAAAAACTAAAAAAATTAACCAGGGGGTGGTTAGAAACTTAA
- a CDS encoding outer membrane lipoprotein-sorting protein, translating into MKKLKWILSISVVILLMLSGTVLALTAEEIMKKVEDFQYADSVKMEVEMLIVNGKRQMTKTMTLLSRDSSALVEFTNPRDRGTKFLKIEDDLWMYFPDAEEVIKISGHMLEQGMMGSDFSYQDAMESEKLTELYDYSIIREEELDGRSCYVVEGIAKEGAKVSYYRRVSWIDKERFVILKEELYAQSGKLLKLLKTKKVEKIDGRWYVTESVMENKLRRNTRTEFRILSIEFNPEIPEDTFSLHNLR; encoded by the coding sequence ATGAAAAAATTGAAGTGGATTTTATCTATATCGGTAGTTATTTTGCTTATGCTATCGGGGACAGTTCTGGCCTTAACGGCAGAAGAGATTATGAAGAAGGTGGAAGATTTTCAATATGCAGATTCAGTAAAAATGGAAGTAGAAATGTTAATTGTCAATGGTAAGCGCCAGATGACCAAAACCATGACTCTCCTTAGTCGTGATTCTTCTGCTTTAGTAGAGTTTACTAACCCCCGGGATAGGGGAACTAAATTCTTAAAAATTGAAGATGATCTCTGGATGTATTTTCCTGATGCCGAAGAAGTAATAAAAATATCCGGGCATATGCTGGAGCAGGGAATGATGGGGAGTGATTTTTCTTATCAGGATGCAATGGAGTCTGAGAAATTAACAGAACTTTATGATTATAGTATAATCAGGGAAGAAGAATTAGATGGGCGTTCCTGTTATGTTGTAGAAGGAATAGCAAAAGAAGGGGCCAAAGTTTCCTATTATCGACGGGTAAGCTGGATAGATAAAGAAAGATTTGTGATTTTAAAAGAAGAACTTTATGCTCAAAGTGGAAAGTTATTGAAACTGTTAAAAACAAAAAAAGTAGAGAAGATAGATGGGCGGTGGTATGTAACTGAATCGGTTATGGAGAATAAACTCAGGAGAAATACCCGGACCGAATTTAGGATTCTCTCTATAGAGTTCAATCCCGAGATACCTGAAGATACTTTCAGTTTACATAATCTGAGGTAG